GAATATATGATTGTTTTATGCATTGTTGTATTCCTCGTGAGCGAACGTGGCCTTAGAGTAGGTACAGTATAGCAAACTATAACTTAgctatagaaatattttaagacgataagagaagagagagaagaacgGTGAGCTttagatttgtagccagctgcaacATAGACTCCAAGACGTATAGATTTGTAGCCATCTGCAACACAGACTCCAAGACGTAACGTGTGTATAATAGATAGACCATATATTTGGTAATTATTGATGAATTGACTGTAAATGATTTGAAGTTAGTAATTAACtatgctattgaacttgctcttaggaacctataaaagtaattattacTCGAGTTCTTTATTgccacataaataaatatgatgacattgaataaaaagaagcaaggaaagagaaaaatgattGTTTTGCATAACAATGACTTAAATGacttttagcatttattttaaaaaaattgttgcatgcgataaaaaagaagagtaataaaaatatgttttgtagtATTAATAGAAAAACCACACATACAACTATCTTAgatatgcttataaaataaacgaGCGTTACTAACGTGGAGGACGAAAGAGTTGCTCCAGCTTTGAACGTGCAGAAAGGTAGAAGGGTAGCTATGTAAATTCGTGTGCAAAATCCCTCTCGTCTCTCTAGCGAGTGACGACCAAGAAACGCGGCGAAGTAGCTATCGCCGGCGGGGAGAGCGCCGTCAGGGAAGGGGGTGAAGGTGGTGGAGCCGCTCAGATAATCTGGAGGACTCTCCTCCGCCGAATCCAAGAACCATGGCCTCTGCGCTGGCGTCCTCATCCCATTGGCCGCCGCGCCTGCGGCCGGCAGCGAGTGGGACGGGGTCCTCGTGGACATGCACGGTGAGGAGCGGCACCCCCACCCGAGAGCATGCTGGAGAAGGTCGTCGGGAGGACGGGGGATGCGGTGGATGCCGGCCGGCCATCAGCCGATCTGGTACGGCAAATACCAATCCTACTGACCTGTAGACTGATCACTAGTCACACAGTACGTATTGATTGCCAATTTGTCAACAGTgaaacaatgttttttttgttgatcaCAGACTGAAACAGTTGACAATCAAATTATTCAACCTCGGGGTTGTTCAAACCAAGccgactaattaattattcgcATCTTGACTTTTCCTAGCCAGAGGTGCTGAATCTCTGTTGGCCTTTCTCTGTGTCGTCTGTTTGTGTTGagggatttgattttttaacacTCAAATTGATGTTCTATTATTTGATGTCCTGGCTCACCGTCATTGATTCACATGGTCCAACATGTTATATTCCAGTgtcaacataaataattggCCAACGAAGAAAATGCCATCGATGGTTCTTGATAGGTCTGTTTGTCCATTTATGTTTGTTCTACCATTGACCGCGAAAATATGATCTTATGTGTTGCCATTTGGTGGATGTTTACTAGTCAAAGGCTGAGATAATCGTCACATATTAGAGAGGGTTGAATGGAGGACTTCAGAGCTAGCTACAACTTGTTCTTCAGTGGAGATTCTTCAGGGCACCAAACAGTTTTTCCCCATAAGAACTGAAAACTGTCAATATTTCGCATGGTATGTACTTCTGATCTTTTTTGCCCTTTCTTTCCCATCTTAGATTTCAAGTCCGTTATCTTAATTATGATGTCTGCTACAATATTCTGCATGCCAGTTATTACAAATGGATGAAATATTGCTGCATCATGGACTATGATGCTACATGCATAGTTGGAAACAAACTTTGCGCGATGgtttatatcaaaatcttgatACTTTTCTTTGTCGGATCTCACCAACACCAAGAAAAAGTTATCCTTGATTGATACTCATGGTACCAATAGCCAGGGAAGGATCTTCTTGATTGACCATGAAGCAATTTAACTCGTTGGTAGCTATCCTTTGCATGTTTGCCTTCCATGTTGTTCCAACTGCAGTTGCCCAGCTCCCAAGTGCAGCTCCCGCAAATATATGGAGAATGTCCGATTTGCCAACACTACACCTTCGTGGAAACTCCAGTATACTCCTTGTCCTCAGCAACATCAATGCCTCATATAGAACCGACTTTGGATTCTACACCAGTGATGGGCATTCATTTGTTCTCTCTGTCTTTTATCTTCAATTGGAGACAGTAATCTGGTCTGCAAACCCTGACAACCCTGTCAATTACAGTGCCGTATTGAACTTCACAAGAGATGGTGATTTACTCCTCTCTCACAGCAATGGCAGCGTGATCTGGTCCACAGCCACAAAAGGCAAGCAGGTGGCTACTTTGAGCCTCGAAGCTCTAGGAAATCTTGTGTTGTCGGATAAGACGAACACCTATGTCTGGCAGTCGTTTGATCACCCGACAGATACTCTGGTGTTGGGACAATCACTTTGTTTTGGAATGCGCCTGACAGCAATACCATCAGCCAAAAAGTGGGAATCAGCCCGAATATATCTTTCTGCAGACTTAGGAGGCCTACGGTATTCTTTTGAACCAGCTGCCTATTCGAAGTTGTTCCAACCAACAGTTGTCGGAAATTCAACATCAATCTGTTATAGTTTTGTCAATGGCAGCCTTGGGTTCCCAAATCAGATCATTGCACTGCCACCAACAAGGTCACTTCAATTGATGCGGTTAGAGTCTGATGGGCATTTGAGGCTTTATGAGATCCTAGTGCCCTACCCAAACTCAATGCAGCTAGTGTTTGATGTATTAAGCACAGTAATGGACTACTGTGATTACCCTTTAGCCTGTGGTGATTATGGGGTTTGCAGTAATGGGCAATGCTCCTGTCCTAGCCTGAGCTATTTTAGATTCAAAAATGAACGGCATCCAGAAGATGGATGCATACCATTAACCAGCATCTCCTGCAACCGTCAGGGTGACCATCAGTTGCAACCACTGAATGATGTTTCTTACCCCAGAGGCACCGTATTCCAATCATTAGCCACCGCAAGTCAATCAGAAAACATCTGCAAGTTAGCTTGCTTAAGGGATTGCTCTTGTAGAGTTGCTCTTTTCCAGCGTGATGGTTATAATGATAGCGGTTCCTGCTTGTTGCTGTCAGAGAAAAAGTTAATGCTGCTAGTAGAAGGTTCACCGGATCACTCTTCAGCATTTATCAAGATACAAGGTGATCGATCAAAGAATACGAAGATTACAGCTGTAGTTAGCAGTGTTGTTGCATTTCTATCTCTAGTTTTAATCATAATCCCTGCTGTCATATGGAGAACAAAGAAGAAAGCGGATGAAGAAAGCTTTATTTTCATACCTGGAGCACCAAAAAGGTTCTCCTATGATGAGCTGAAGGTAGCTACCAGAAAGTTTTCAGCTAAACTTGGAGCAGGTGGCTTTGGTTCTGTCTTCAAAGGCAAGATAGGCAAGGAAATTATCGCGGTCAAATGTTTGGAAGGTGTTGAGCAAGGAATGGAGGAGTTTTTAGCAGAGGTCAAGACGATTGGCAGAATCCATCACCTCAACCTTGTCAGCTTAATAGGATTTTGTTCAGAGAAATCACACAGGCTCCTTGTCTATGAGTACATGAGCAATGGTTCATTGGATAAATGGATCTTTCACACAAGCCCAGTTTTCACCCTTTCCTGGAAAACTAGACGCAACATTATTATGGCTATTGCAAGGGGTTTGTCGTACCTCCATGAGGAATGCAAGGAAAAGATTGCCCATTTGGATATCAAACCACAAAACATTCTGCTTGATGACAAGTTCAATGCAAAGCTCTCAGATTTTGGACTTTCCAAACAGATAAacagggaccagagcaagaTAATGACCCGAATGCGTGGGACCCGTGGATATCTAGCACCTGAATGGCTGGGCTCAAGAATCACTGAGAAGGCTGACACCTACAGCTTTGGGATCGTCATGACTGAAATCATCTGCGGCCGAAAAAATCTGGATGAATCACAACCCGAAGAGAGCATTCACCTGGTGAGCTTGCTCCAAGAGAAGGCAAGGTCTGGTCAGCTGTTTGATCTAGTGGATAATGGTAGCGACGATATGCAATGCCACATAGAAGAGGTCATGGAAATGATGAATCTTGCGATGTGGTGCTTACAGGTTGACAGCACCAGGAGACCCTTGATGTCAACAGTAGCCAAGGTTTTGGAAGGTGCAATGAATATGGAGGACATGCCTGACTACAGCTTTGTCCCTGATTATGTATCAAATCATACCAATATTGCaggttcaaactcctgttatAAGCCTACCGAGTCCCATTTATCAGGACCTAGGTAATATGTACATGTACTTGTCTAATTTTGCTTCGCACTATCAGCATTCAGTATTCTCTTGTGGTAACTCATCTAATGTAAAATTGTATGCTTATTGCGAATAAGGCATGGACAGTAAATTGCCTGTTATTTGCCACTTACCCCAATAGTAATTGACACGAATGTATCAGTTTATGCATTGTCAAAGACTAGTGATATTATGTGCACCATGTGCACTCTGGTTGCACTGACAACATTGGATATTTTGCGACTAATTACATTTTAACCACCGTTGATATAGGCAAAGCTAAATgccttaaattttgaatttgggACGAAGATAGCAGCCATTACGCATATGATATGTCATATAGAACGTGTGGAAAAGAACCACGAGAACGTACAGACATACAAGCATATAATAGGTCACATAGAACCGGTGGAAAAGATCCACGAGAACCTACAAACAAAAAAGCAGCAACGATAGGGAGAACTCAAATCAAGTTAAATTAGGAGATGGAATTTGCAACAAATCATTTTAAAGAGGATCTCAAAACTAAGCGACATTTGTGGTGTGGTTTTACAATATTTCCTtattttaagagtttttttaccatccttgaaaaagtatctcaaggtaccacacATTAGTGTCAAAAGtgtgataccttgagataccaaaaatttatactaaattctTAACACTTCGAGGTACTTTTcgagaatgataaaaaaagccCTTATTTTAATGTTTCAATGTTTTGCCCACTACATTTCCAAGTACTCTAAAGAAACTGATTTCATTGTCGAAGGATTAAGACCGTTAATTACATGATTGTATACAGAAAACACCataataatgttttttaaattaataaatttcacAGGTTATAATCGCCTGGATCTTAGTGATTACTTTCACTGTGTTAGattataatatttgtttgaatttgtttAAGGACAAACTTCTTTAACTTTCatgttcataaaaaaaatgtaccaacagttacaataaaaaatcagtTTGATTTAATACATATTTCAAACTATTTTGtatagtatatttgttttgtgttaaaatatattaggacatatttataaaacgtAGTTAAACTTGAAGAAGTCATCACATTTGACTTTAGATAaattcaaatatcttataatctAGAACGGATACATAGAgcagaaaacaaaattgactAGTCTTAACCTATAACTGATGTGGActaataattcataaatacatAGCTGTACTTAGTGTGAAGGATAATAATTGTCGAGATAAAACACAGCTTGGGCGAATTGTGGATGACAATGTGTACACCTGAGTGCCATGATCCTTGACGATGAATCAACTCGATGTGTTCATTTACTATCTGTGTTAACTTAGAGTTGCTGCCAACTGCCCATATCCAACCTTTAGAGCATGCTTATATGCGAGATGGACTGAGAAACTGTTTGATTTAAAAGTACATAGCCGGTCCTTAAACTCGTGGCGCGATACCATTTAGAtctataaacttagaaaatgcatatttaggtccatgaactcatTTTAACGTCTAAAATCATGAACCTACCTAGATGGTatattaaaacgagttcatgtacctaatgataaattaaaactagtttatggacctggatggtatattaaaataagttcatggacctgaatgatatattaaaacaagttcatggacctaaacgtgtattttctaagtttatggacctaagtggtaccgcgcCACGAGTTTAAGGACCGGCTATGTACTTTACTCTTGATTTAAATACATGGCTGTGATTATGAAAAGTTTCTTGTGGTTCGATGTATAGTTTTGTGCCACATATGTTTGCTGCAGAATAAGTACGTGCAAGGAAATTGCATAATaatccctctatttttttaataaatggcATTGGTCAGTTCAAACATGAACTAATATTAGTTTAGGAAGATGCTGTACATGCAAGCTCAATTCATCAGGTCTAAAATACTcaagtcacaaaatatttgccTATTAGTCTTTAATCTGTATGGTCATGCTTTGACAAGCaaccatttttaaaataatattcttGTCACGTAAATGTTTTATGCTTAGAGAGTAACAAAAGTACTCTATTAATCATTTCAATCAGATCTACTGTCTTCTGTACAGCTTATGTAATGATTAAGTTACTTTGGAAGTTTCGATTCGAGATATAACTAGCAAATATTCACATTTTCACGTGGGATCCTGATGATAGTCGGTGATTTATAGGGCAATCAACAGGGTGTTCGAAAAACTGCAAATAATAGCAAACTTATAATCAAGGCCATGTGTGTAAAGAGTGTTGTGGAAGGAGTTTTTATAATAGCAATCCACTCAATTGACACATTTGTTAGCTATTCAAATTCATGCCCATAACCATGTACTCAACCGTGCAGATAATGGTTGAAGTTTAGAACCTCAGGGAGCAAAATATGTGACAACCCAAAGTTGTTCTTTATGAATATGGTTGAGAGAACACCCTTATAGATTTTTCGCATAGATTCGAAATGTAAGCACGGAACAGATGAATTGTTTGTATCATCAACTCAAATTCCTAATGCATCTCAATTCCATATCAATGGTGAGTCACAGGAACTATTAAACATCGATCGTTGATTGTTTTTCACATACTTGTTTCGGTTTTTGTAAGAGAGATCTAATTTTGgcccaaaaaaaccaaatgcatgtatttatagatggaaaTAGGTGCACGGATTAAGTTAGCCTTTACTGCCCCACTTACCACGTGTTATTAAATGGCAACACATCTTGAACGTACATCATGAAGATTCAGCAgaatttgtacaaaaaaacAGAGGACTGATTGGAGATTCAAACTGGCAGTTGGGTGGTGCACAGAACACTGATGGAGGCAATGAAAGAATTATACATCTAATGCATATATCTACATGAGCACATGGCCCTCGGTAGTTTCCTATGACTAGCGATGTTTCAACTCTGATTTTCAGCAGAGACCGCAAGAAAACAACATCTAGGCCTGCATTAACAATACGAGAAGTTTTAcggtttttaaaaaagtatccCGTGGTACCaatttttacaataaaattttgatacctctctAAGTATctagtatcttaagatatcaaGTTCAACAATAGATTTTTGTTAAGGTGTTGCCAAGTAATtctatattatctattttagaaGATACAATGGTTATCATGACTCTTACCTTGTAAGAGGTAAGATGAGATCACTTACTACTTAAGTGTAAAAAGGACTTTTGGTAACATATTATCAAACGAAATACATGCTCAATTAATATTGCATTTAATATGATTTCGCCTTAATTAGTATAAAACTTTTGGTTAGCATAGTTCCAAATATATACCCTGGCGGTGATCGTTTTGGTTTTTCGGGGAAAAAGgcaaacatatgaaaaatattttctg
This is a stretch of genomic DNA from Oryza brachyantha chromosome 1, ObraRS2, whole genome shotgun sequence. It encodes these proteins:
- the LOC102710739 gene encoding G-type lectin S-receptor-like serine/threonine-protein kinase SD2-5, which codes for MKQFNSLVAILCMFAFHVVPTAVAQLPSAAPANIWRMSDLPTLHLRGNSSILLVLSNINASYRTDFGFYTSDGHSFVLSVFYLQLETVIWSANPDNPVNYSAVLNFTRDGDLLLSHSNGSVIWSTATKGKQVATLSLEALGNLVLSDKTNTYVWQSFDHPTDTLVLGQSLCFGMRLTAIPSAKKWESARIYLSADLGGLRYSFEPAAYSKLFQPTVVGNSTSICYSFVNGSLGFPNQIIALPPTRSLQLMRLESDGHLRLYEILVPYPNSMQLVFDVLSTVMDYCDYPLACGDYGVCSNGQCSCPSLSYFRFKNERHPEDGCIPLTSISCNRQGDHQLQPLNDVSYPRGTVFQSLATASQSENICKLACLRDCSCRVALFQRDGYNDSGSCLLLSEKKLMLLVEGSPDHSSAFIKIQGDRSKNTKITAVVSSVVAFLSLVLIIIPAVIWRTKKKADEESFIFIPGAPKRFSYDELKVATRKFSAKLGAGGFGSVFKGKIGKEIIAVKCLEGVEQGMEEFLAEVKTIGRIHHLNLVSLIGFCSEKSHRLLVYEYMSNGSLDKWIFHTSPVFTLSWKTRRNIIMAIARGLSYLHEECKEKIAHLDIKPQNILLDDKFNAKLSDFGLSKQINRDQSKIMTRMRGTRGYLAPEWLGSRITEKADTYSFGIVMTEIICGRKNLDESQPEESIHLVSLLQEKARSGQLFDLVDNGSDDMQCHIEEVMEMMNLAMWCLQVDSTRRPLMSTVAKVLEGAMNMEDMPDYSFVPDYVSNHTNIAGSNSCYKPTESHLSGPR